The sequence AGCATTTTGAATCATTGTATGTCTTTTTATGTGATCGAGGGATAAAATAATTATCAATAACCTGGTTCCAAGAACAAAACCCTCTATCAACCATAATGTCCTCAAATGAGACTATGACAAGAGAAGCCCAGCTTTTGTAGAGCATCCTTGAGTTAGTGCCAAAGGCTTATTGTTGATTTCCAAGCCTCACCACAAAGATTTGTCCATAACATGGTAGGTTGGGACTTTACCTATAGTAGAACCATTCTTAATCAAATTTCTAATCTAAACCCATGTCTTCCATTGTGAAGAGAAGACCACTGAGCCATAGATTTCAACATCAAAACCTCTTAAAAGACAACATCAAAAAGATTCATTTTGGACAAATATTTGACTTTCTTAGGTTTGGAAAGGGCTATGCTATTCATGATTAGTACTTTCCATGGCTCACTCCCTTGAAAATCCCTATAAGTCGATTTAGAAGAAAGAGCAATACCTTGTGTTTTCAGATCTTTGAGCCCCAGGCCACATTGTGATTTTGGGCTACAACATCACTTCCATGAGACAAAGTGTCTTTTCTTATTCCCTTTTCCATATGACCTTAAATGCATAAGGATATCTTCCAACTTATTGAATTGCACATTAGCAAACAACCATGCTAAAGACTGATATATAGTGTGAGAGGATAACACATTTTGAACAACTTGAGCTCTCCCATGTAGGGAGAGGAGATGAATCTACCACTTaacatttttcttttcaaaaaaattgataacCAATCCCCCATATTACTAAGGGATTGATCAACTACAAAGGGGATATCAAGATATCTCACAATCTTGGTAAGTCCAAACCATCCCCAACCTTTGGCCATGAGCCAAACTTTTGTGATGAAGTTGTTGCCACTTCTTGCTACCCAATTAATAGGTCTCATACATTAGCCCTTTTATATATAATTCCTATGGAGGCATGGTAGTGTCACAAGCCTTCCTTGATACATATTAGAGTTTTTGGTTAAGAGGCATATGGACATGTGCCAAAGGAAAGGAAAACAATGTTGGAGAATAATGCTTTGATGTGTATATTAATTggatacaattatggtgtgaaaaaGATAAAAACTTTGGGATCCTAGTGTACACAAGGTAATACTTTAATAAAAGTGTTATTTTTAGTGAAAcaaagtctccttctattacattataACTAAAATATTTCATAAAAGGGAAGATTTATTATTCAATTTCATTGCACTCCTAGTAAAATTGATCAAGACCCCTAGATAAACAAAAAGTTGAGGAGATTTCATTAAGCTCttaatctttagaagaggaggaagaacctccaactcaacttgttccaAGATATACAAGACATAGACGATCACCCCAATTGTATTCAcgtgatgattggagatgcatttttTCCTTGAATAATAATATGGATGAATCGAGGTATGTACAAGAGGCATTAGGTTTGAATGATGCACGATATTAAAAAATGTTATGGATGGAGGAATAGCAGCtttgaaaaataattatatttatggaATCTTGTACCATTCTCTGGAGCATGAAAATGTATTGGTTGTAAATTCATGTTCAATAATTGAAAGATTAGTTTagatggaggcattgagaagtgtaaagaaaggttggttgtgaAAGGATCATATAAGTTTGAGCATGTTTGTTActgtgagatattttctcctattgaaaAAATGACATCATtggatttttgttttctattgctattgcttatgatttagaggttgagcaaattaATGTGAAATTTGTTTTCCTTCATGTTGATTTTAGAGGACGATATTGATATGACATAGccaaagcactatgtggtaaaaggtaaaattaaattggtttgtaaattgaagaaatattttcaTGGCCTCAAATAGGGTCCTAAGATGTGGTActtgaaatttgatacatatgtgttgagtttgaaaTTTCAGTCTTCTATATCAAATCACCTTGTTTATACAAATATCATAGTGATACTTTCTTATACATTGTATTATATGTCGATAATAAGCTATTCATTAGTAATGGAGTATGCATGATTTCCTATTTCTTGTGCATATAATGTTTTCATTTCTTGCATGTTAAGCATGTGTTAGCTTGACTAAGTTAACTTTGCCACTATGATTATTCCTACCATTTATTGTTGGTTCCTATTGTTTTAGATCTACTAATATTGAGAAGAAACATTTGTGTTTATCCTTATCCAAGGGAATCAATCCACTATATTCATTTGTAATAACATAGAAAATCTTTGATAGTTTAGATGACTTTCATGTCATATCTCACTTATGGAGGAACCTATTGTAGAGTAATATATGTTATCAACATTTGCTAAAAATTTGTAGATTTCATCACTCTCAACTCCTCTAGTCACTATATTGAATCCATTCTTAACATTCTCAACAAGACATTTATTTGGATAGAGCTCCACCTTATGACTATTTTATCTTATTTGGATTAGTCAAAGAAGATTTTTTATTAATATAGATGCATGATTTATATTTGTTACTTGTAATTCCTATTATCATGTCCTCTCCCTAAAATTAAATCTATTCCATCAATTCATATAAATTATTATCCTAGAGAAATATCCTTACACCTTTCACTTGTTTTAAATAATTGAAGAAGTATTTAATAAGTCATATGGTGGTTGGATCTTGAACCAATAAGCcacctattatttgaatttccttGAGTGTCTAAATATTCTATTTATATATTATGATCACCCTctatttgagcaaaatttgtttgTCTTTTTGATACTATCTTCTTTCCCTCCTACATGTGATTTTTTTAAACATTGATCAATTTTATACCCTCCTCCTCTACAATTATAACATGTGATAGTTTTTTCTCTTTTATAATTATCTTTGTGATTTCTTCAATCTTTTTGTATCTTTTGAAAGCTATGCCTTTGTTGATTATTCTTTGGTTGATTTCCTTTCTTTTGATTATTTTTGTGTTGATTCGCTTGATTTTGTCATTGCATTTATATGATTTATTTAACTGTATTTTTTATATTTGCATCTAGTTATAAATTCTTGAGAAATCTTGCTAGAATCAATTACGAACTTTTAGAGCCTAACCTCTTCATTTAAGAATGGTCCATACAATTCTTGTATGGTATTTTTAAATTCTTTATTTAGTTCCAATGTGTGTATGAAGTTAAAATACTCGTTTGGAAGACTTTCAATTAAAAAATCTACAATACTTGAGGTTTGATATTCAACCTTCCTAATTGCAAGTTGATTTCTATGTTTTTTTTAGTTTACAATATTCATTCTATCTTCTACCTTCATCTTCAAATTTGTTAATTGTCTTTTAATGTCCAACACTTTTCAATTGTTGGTTCTTTCATACATTGTTTGCAAAATTTCtcatattttctttattattttcagATCTTGAACATGAGACGTAATACATGGACTACTTTTCTACAAAACTGTAGCCCATTCATTCATACCCATTTTGCCCCATTTTTCATCCTTACTTTGATTCATAATTTTTCTTCTATTAACTTccataaatctttttttttttgaattaattgtatcttacattttcaatttttataattaGAACCATCTAAATTTATATTACCAAAAATATGAAAGATGAAACtattacatgaaaaaaaaaaaactccacaCGAGCACTAACATAGAGATTTGAAAAtgaagcatatgccaacaaacaCAATGGTATTTTATATTGTCATGCCTTAATATTAACCTTTTTATAAACGGAacagacttttgaaatttttatgacttACAAAAATGAAATATAGTTTCATTAAACTCTTAACTCGAAGAATGTTGATCGAATATAACACGTTTACTTTCTTCAAAAGTTGTATGAACACGTAAGCACACCTTTCACGACGCGTATTTCACCAACAGCAAGGAGAGCGTCGAGATTGACGATTTCGGTGGCAAAGGAGTACCAAACTTGTGGGTATTAGAGGCCCACCGAGGATGCCGAGATGAAGGAGCTTGTGATTTAATATGCTCCTCAGAACTAGAATctcattatagagatcataaattcTACATAGCAAGTAGCATagaatttgttttaaatttattataGATAGCTGCTGATGAGCGTTATAGGCGGCTCCAGGCGGCGTAATTTATCCAGAATCAGAATCTCTGACAGGTTTTGTGCACTGTTTGTAAGTGCCATGAGATCCATACCAGAAAACATGTGTGCTTATATTGCTGCAAAACAAATTCGGTGGATTAGTCTTTCCACAGCTCACCTCTGCATTAAACAATCCCGATCCACAGCATGCCGACTTAGAATCGCTAAATCCTGCACCAGAATTTTGCATAGATTCATTTTAGTTTTCAGTTGCCCAATCATTAAATCCAAGAGAATAGAAGAATGATATAATAAGAGATCCTCTAAAGAGAGCAGCTTACCATAGGCTTTACGATTTTGAATTATGTTCATTAATTCATCATAAGCATTAAGTTGGATAATGATCACTCCGTCAAGTATTTCATTGAGGAGTATGACAAGTGACTTGGAAGCACTGTTATATGCCACAGCCAGTTGGTTTGCGATATCCAAGCATTCCCCGTGTGATATATTATAAGCAATACATTTGGTGTAAGGAACACAACCCACAGGTGGAATGTTGAATATAAGGAATTTTCTCGCCCCACCATTGTAGAGCCTCTGTCAGGTTAAAGAGTAGCAAGGATTTAGTTCTTCTGTAagagaaaaatgtttttttttgcattaccaaagggaagaagtttgtaaattgatgaatttcaaacttactacaaTAGATTGATTAAATCTGGCCAGCACAACAGCGACAAACTTTGCTGGAGTTGTAGTTTTTTGGAAACTAGTGTTTGCTATGTAGGATCCTGCCAATGTCGTTGCCTCCAACTGTAATGCCAAATAAAGACATTCTCAGCTTTGCTTGGGCAGCTCCAGATGGGTTCGACCTCGTCAGAATATGAGAATACTGTTCGAATAGGAATAGTTGTTGGCTCATACAAATAACTTTCTGCAAGGTTGTAAAAGATTAGGTACAACGACAAACCATCAAACTTTTTGTTGAAAACTTTTAAGGGCAATTCTCGAGTCAAGAATTAATATAACTCTGGTACCACCTGCTGCCAATCAATTGTTTATTTTCTTAGTTGGGTACGTAACCAATTCATTAAATGTGTGTTGGAGTACAAATAAAATTTGTTTGAATGAGAGTTAAAAGATTGAGAAATAATTGTTTTCTTAAATTATCATAAGTTTTATTTATAAAgagaaagtaaaaagaaattagagttaattttgataattaatttttagttcttttatgaaaaatattttttcacaATTAATTGTTTTAATATAGATCTATATTCCACCATGATGACCATATATcattttaattttgtaaaacttcAATATAGTAAAACTTAATTCATAATAAAATTatagttataaaaaaaaaatatatttcaatttaATAGACATCaacttttaaaaatataattttgaattataaaattaaattaattaaaaaaaaagattttgaaaAAAAGATTTCATAtgtattttgtctctcttttactTTATTGATGTTGTAATAACTAATAAAGTGTTGTAGTTCAACTACAATTGATAAAGATGATTGTAATGTTTTCTAATCATACTAACTACCAATATTAAAAACTATAAAGAATGAGATTGAAATTGGGTCCCAAACAACTTTAATATAAAATTTAAACTTATGATCTGCAAAGATTCAAATAATAAAAAATCCTCCATCATAAAAGTTATAATAAGATACATTACTTTGTTAGGGAGTACAGCAGAAACAACACAAATGCTATGAAGGAGTTCAGATTAAACAAATTTCTCACCTCTCAGTTAAAGCAGGCATCCAACGAAAGATTCAAACCAACCCAAATTGTTACGCATACATGAGATTTAATATAATAGTTGTACCAGCAACTTTGGAAGAGAAGCACATTACATCATAAATAACTTACTGTTTTTCCAAATGGCAGAACAGAACAGGGATTTAAGAAATTGTTCATACAATATGCCAACAATTCTCTAGATGCTTCATGCAGCTCTGATGAAAGACTTTAACCAGAAACTCAACTAATCCAAGCCAGAACATTAGACTATACAGCGCCTAAACCAAAAAGGGCTGTAATAGATTTTAGTCAACGCTTGAATTTATTTTCTTAAGAAGAAAAAGAACTAAGCAGAGACCTGTGTGGCAGCTGTTGAGTCGAGCAAACCGCTACCTCCCGATGCGAAATTCATCCCTCTTGCAAAATCTGCCTTTGGTTGGAGACAAGGAGGGGGAAAAGGGAGCCCCAAGTAATTAGCTGCGACAACAATTAATTCATTCTATTGTTATTACTAATCTGAAAAACTGT is a genomic window of Cryptomeria japonica chromosome 7, Sugi_1.0, whole genome shotgun sequence containing:
- the LOC131045067 gene encoding GDSL esterase/lipase 6-like, which translates into the protein MESSVLSILVGLWLITRFGAPEEEPIVPAMYLFGDSLAHAGNNNYIPNCTARANFIPYGVSFFPYQTGRFTDGRTAFDFVANYLGLPFPPPCLQPKADFARGMNFASGGSGLLDSTAATQLEATTLAGSYIANTSFQKTTTPAKFVAVVLARFNQSIVRLYNGGARKFLIFNIPPVGCVPYTKCIAYNISHGECLDIANQLAVAYNSASKSLVILLNEILDGVIIIQLNAYDELMNIIQNRKAYGFSDSKSACCGSGLFNAEVSCGKTNPPNLFCSNISTHVFWYGSHGTYKQCTKPVRDSDSG